One region of Anaeromyxobacter paludicola genomic DNA includes:
- a CDS encoding neutral/alkaline non-lysosomal ceramidase N-terminal domain-containing protein, protein MLLARTLLFVAALAAAAAAIVAAGSLRWRPAERPGAPRLVQRASGGGPLLAGVAELPLDPRPDAPIAGFPRLRWAARGVRDPVGVRALVLEEPGCRVALVSAELLLVPAELSGAVRERVRDLGLDAVVVAATHTHSGPGGFWDSALAEAFATGPYERRELEALVERIAAAVRAAHAARAPALLSTARADAPGLVHSREYLRPVTARLTGFRLARPDGALLAQVLVYPSHATILGADNHRLSGDWPGALMRSQPAPTLFFQGALGDATPHLGDAVKLTPELYARAVQSKVAELAWSGPEARPALALSEVRIALPPPDPAAAPRRLAQLARNVAWGLFPAEAPVTALRLGPLALLFTPSEPVMEVGEQWRARAAPEAEIVSLADDYAGYVETPERMALRHGETERTYYGPGLAERLGRAVESAWGALPPARR, encoded by the coding sequence ATGCTTCTCGCCAGGACGCTGCTCTTCGTCGCGGCCCTCGCCGCCGCGGCGGCCGCGATCGTGGCCGCCGGTTCGCTGCGGTGGCGGCCCGCCGAGCGGCCGGGCGCCCCGCGCCTCGTGCAGCGGGCGAGCGGGGGCGGCCCGCTCCTCGCCGGCGTGGCCGAGCTGCCGCTCGACCCGCGCCCGGACGCGCCCATCGCCGGGTTTCCCCGGCTGCGCTGGGCCGCCCGCGGGGTGCGGGATCCGGTGGGGGTCCGCGCGCTCGTGCTCGAGGAGCCCGGCTGCCGGGTGGCGCTCGTCTCGGCCGAGCTGCTGCTCGTCCCCGCCGAGCTCTCGGGCGCCGTGCGCGAGCGGGTCCGCGACCTCGGCCTCGACGCGGTGGTGGTCGCGGCGACCCACACCCACTCCGGCCCGGGCGGCTTCTGGGACAGCGCGCTCGCCGAGGCGTTCGCGACCGGGCCGTACGAGCGCCGGGAGCTCGAGGCCCTCGTGGAACGGATCGCGGCGGCGGTCCGGGCCGCGCACGCCGCCCGCGCCCCGGCGCTGCTCTCCACCGCGCGGGCCGACGCGCCGGGGCTCGTGCACAGCCGCGAGTACCTGCGCCCGGTGACCGCGCGGCTCACCGGGTTCCGGCTGGCGCGCCCGGACGGCGCCCTCCTCGCCCAGGTGCTCGTCTACCCTTCGCACGCGACCATCCTCGGCGCCGACAACCACCGGCTCTCGGGCGACTGGCCCGGGGCGCTGATGCGCTCGCAGCCCGCGCCGACCCTCTTCTTCCAGGGAGCGCTCGGGGACGCGACGCCGCACCTCGGCGACGCGGTGAAGCTCACCCCGGAGCTCTACGCCCGGGCGGTGCAGTCGAAGGTGGCGGAGCTCGCCTGGAGCGGGCCCGAGGCGCGGCCGGCGCTGGCGCTCTCGGAGGTCCGCATCGCGCTCCCGCCCCCCGATCCGGCCGCGGCGCCGCGCCGGCTGGCGCAGCTGGCGCGGAACGTCGCCTGGGGGCTGTTCCCGGCCGAGGCGCCGGTCACGGCGCTGCGGCTCGGCCCCCTCGCGCTCCTCTTCACGCCCAGCGAGCCGGTGATGGAGGTGGGCGAGCAGTGGCGCGCCCGCGCCGCCCCGGAGGCCGAGATCGTGTCCCTCGCCGACGACTACGCCGGGTACGTGGAGACCCCCGAGCGGATGGCGCTGCGCCACGGCGAGACCGAGCGCACCTACTACGGGCCAGGGCTCGCGGAGCGGCTCGGACGCGCCGTCGAATCGGCCTGGGGGGCGCTGCCGCCGGCGCGACGCTGA
- the purF gene encoding amidophosphoribosyltransferase has protein sequence MAYDAVYDKLKDECGVFGIWALGQSEEAANFTYLGLHALQHRGQEAAGIVSTDGTTLHAHREMGHVADIFNAEVLGRLKGGAAIGHVRYSTAGASHVRNAQPIAVQYAGGAVAVAHNGNLVNAEELRAELEQSGSIFQTTSDTEVVVHLMARARSAGSAPADPVDRLVAEARAALARVAGAYSILFLSQQAIVGARDPLGFRPLVIGKLKGSWVLASETTALDLIEAEYVREVEPGELVVLDGKGLRSEPLFPGQARPERQGRCVFEHIYFARPDSVLFGRSVYSVRHALGRELATSHPVPADLVIPVPDSGVPAAIGYAEESGIPFATGLVRSHYVGRTFIEPQQSIRHFGVKLKLNALKDVLRGKRVVVVDDSVVRGTTSRKIVKMIRDAGASEVHLRISSPPTAWPCYYGMDTPTRQELIASTHSVEEIAKYVTADSLGYLTLEGLYRAVGESRQGYCDACFSGDYLVQFPRQREPRGAGLRVVGA, from the coding sequence ATGGCTTACGACGCCGTGTATGACAAGCTCAAGGACGAGTGCGGCGTCTTCGGGATCTGGGCCCTGGGCCAGTCCGAAGAGGCCGCCAACTTCACCTACCTCGGACTGCACGCGCTGCAGCACCGCGGGCAGGAGGCCGCCGGCATCGTCTCGACCGACGGCACCACCCTCCACGCCCACCGCGAGATGGGCCACGTGGCCGACATCTTCAACGCCGAGGTGCTGGGCCGCCTGAAGGGCGGCGCCGCCATCGGCCACGTGCGCTACTCGACCGCCGGGGCGAGCCACGTGAGGAACGCCCAGCCCATCGCCGTGCAGTACGCCGGCGGGGCGGTGGCGGTGGCCCACAACGGCAACCTCGTGAACGCCGAGGAGCTGCGGGCCGAGCTCGAGCAGTCGGGCTCCATCTTCCAGACCACGAGCGACACCGAGGTGGTGGTCCACCTCATGGCCCGGGCCCGCTCGGCGGGCTCCGCCCCGGCCGACCCGGTGGACCGGCTGGTGGCCGAGGCCCGCGCCGCGCTCGCCCGCGTGGCCGGCGCCTACTCGATCCTCTTCCTCTCCCAGCAGGCCATCGTCGGCGCGCGCGACCCGCTCGGCTTCCGGCCGCTGGTGATCGGCAAGCTCAAGGGGAGCTGGGTCCTCGCCAGCGAGACCACCGCGCTCGACCTCATCGAGGCCGAGTACGTCCGCGAGGTCGAGCCGGGCGAGCTGGTGGTCCTCGACGGCAAGGGGCTCCGCTCCGAGCCGCTCTTCCCGGGCCAGGCCCGCCCGGAGCGGCAGGGGCGCTGCGTCTTCGAGCACATCTACTTCGCCCGGCCCGACTCGGTGCTGTTCGGCCGGTCGGTCTACTCGGTTCGCCACGCGCTCGGCCGCGAGCTCGCCACCTCGCACCCGGTCCCGGCCGACCTCGTCATCCCGGTGCCGGACTCCGGCGTCCCGGCGGCCATCGGCTACGCCGAGGAGAGCGGGATCCCGTTCGCCACCGGCCTCGTCCGCTCGCACTACGTCGGGCGGACCTTCATCGAGCCGCAGCAGTCGATCCGCCACTTCGGCGTGAAGCTGAAGCTGAACGCGCTCAAGGACGTGCTGCGCGGCAAGCGGGTGGTGGTGGTGGACGACTCGGTCGTCCGCGGCACCACCAGCCGCAAGATCGTGAAGATGATCCGCGACGCCGGCGCGAGCGAGGTCCACCTGCGCATCAGCTCGCCGCCGACGGCGTGGCCCTGCTACTACGGCATGGACACGCCGACCCGGCAGGAGCTCATCGCCTCCACCCACAGCGTGGAGGAGATCGCGAAGTACGTCACCGCCGACAGCCTCGGCTACCTCACGCTCGAAGGGCTCTACCGGGCGGTGGGCGAGTCGCGCCAGGGCTACTGCGACGCCTGCTTCTCCGGCGACTACCTGGTGCAGTTCCCGCGGCAGCGCGAGCCGCGCGGCGCCGGGCTGCGCGTCGTCGGGGCCTGA
- a CDS encoding HU family DNA-binding protein: MTQAQFFQAVAEASDLSKAQVRAVFTAVEEIVTKRLKAEGKIPLGGLGAAKLVDRKARVGRNPATGEQIKIAARTAIKLNPSKALKDVFNKKAKK; the protein is encoded by the coding sequence ATGACGCAGGCTCAGTTCTTCCAGGCGGTGGCCGAGGCTTCCGATCTCTCGAAGGCCCAGGTGCGCGCGGTGTTCACGGCGGTCGAGGAGATCGTCACCAAGCGGCTCAAGGCCGAGGGCAAGATCCCGCTGGGCGGCCTCGGGGCCGCCAAGCTGGTGGACCGCAAGGCGCGCGTGGGCCGCAACCCGGCCACGGGCGAGCAGATCAAGATCGCGGCCCGCACCGCCATCAAGCTGAACCCGTCCAAGGCGCTCAAGGACGTGTTCAACAAGAAGGCCAAGAAGTAG
- a CDS encoding GNAT family N-acetyltransferase → MTVRVKAVETAAEREATRAVRRRVFIDEQRVPAELEYDEHDEAADHVVAFDDGGACVGTGRLVVQAPGVGRVGRMAVDARCRGQGVGAKLLEALEAIARARGLREIVLHAQAHAAPFYDKAGYLPEGERYEEAGIPHVTMRKRL, encoded by the coding sequence ATGACGGTGCGCGTGAAGGCGGTGGAGACGGCGGCGGAGCGCGAGGCCACCCGGGCGGTGCGCCGGCGGGTGTTCATCGACGAGCAGCGGGTGCCGGCCGAGCTGGAGTACGACGAGCACGACGAGGCCGCCGACCACGTGGTCGCCTTCGACGACGGCGGCGCCTGCGTCGGGACCGGCCGCCTGGTGGTGCAGGCCCCCGGCGTCGGGCGGGTGGGGCGGATGGCGGTGGACGCCCGCTGCCGCGGCCAGGGCGTGGGGGCGAAGCTCCTCGAGGCGCTCGAGGCGATCGCCCGGGCCCGCGGCCTCCGCGAGATCGTGCTCCACGCGCAGGCGCACGCGGCGCCCTTCTACGACAAGGCCGGCTACCTCCCGGAGGGCGAGCGGTACGAGGAGGCGGGGATCCCTCACGTCACCATGCGCAAGCGGCTCTGA
- a CDS encoding response regulator, producing MPLILRIDYPDLPELRDATENLSASGLFIRTERELAIGDRVPLSVSFPGLLEPVAIEVEVVRLRQASTDFPKGLAVRVPEDRPEDRQKLARLAGSALTVPATGKHAYNLLVVEDNPLVLEMYQQAMRRIASDGVDLKVDFAHDGREAAARLERLPRVDLLMADLYMPGMDGFTLVELARKNPACAGMPIVVISAGGKAAMARTAPLGVDVFLQKPVKFGDIITTLRSLLHIA from the coding sequence GTGCCGCTCATCCTCCGGATCGACTATCCGGACCTCCCCGAGCTGCGGGACGCGACCGAGAACCTGTCGGCGAGCGGGCTCTTCATCCGCACCGAGCGCGAGCTGGCGATCGGCGACCGGGTGCCGCTCTCGGTCAGCTTCCCGGGGTTGCTCGAGCCCGTGGCCATCGAGGTGGAGGTGGTGCGCCTGCGCCAGGCGAGCACCGACTTCCCCAAGGGTCTCGCGGTGAGGGTGCCGGAGGACCGGCCGGAGGACCGGCAGAAGCTGGCCCGCCTCGCCGGCTCCGCGCTGACCGTCCCGGCGACCGGGAAGCACGCCTACAACCTGCTGGTGGTCGAGGACAACCCGCTCGTCCTCGAGATGTACCAGCAGGCGATGCGCCGGATCGCGAGCGACGGCGTGGACTTGAAGGTGGACTTCGCCCACGACGGCCGCGAGGCGGCCGCCCGGCTGGAGCGGCTGCCGCGGGTGGACCTGCTCATGGCCGACCTGTACATGCCGGGGATGGACGGCTTCACCCTGGTGGAGCTGGCCCGCAAGAACCCGGCCTGCGCGGGGATGCCCATCGTCGTGATCAGCGCCGGCGGCAAGGCCGCCATGGCGCGGACGGCCCCGCTCGGGGTGGACGTGTTCCTGCAGAAGCCGGTGAAGTTCGGGGACATCATCACGACCCTGCGGTCGCTGCTGCATATTGCCTGA
- a CDS encoding complex I 24 kDa subunit family protein, which produces MSRFDAELGVILKRYPEDRQAAAMIPALRLGQEVFGWLSPAVQQLCADRLGTSPARAEEVATFYVMLETHPHGRHVVELCTNIGCCLSGSERIFEAVKRKLGVENGGTTPDGRITFREVECLGSCGTAPAMLVDEEMHERLTLEKVEKLLGGLK; this is translated from the coding sequence GTGTCCCGGTTCGATGCCGAGCTGGGGGTGATCCTGAAGCGGTACCCCGAGGATCGGCAGGCGGCGGCCATGATCCCGGCCCTCCGGCTCGGCCAGGAGGTCTTTGGCTGGCTCTCCCCGGCGGTCCAGCAGCTCTGCGCCGACCGGCTCGGGACCTCCCCCGCCCGGGCCGAGGAGGTCGCCACCTTCTACGTGATGCTCGAGACCCACCCGCACGGGCGGCACGTGGTCGAGCTCTGCACCAACATCGGCTGCTGCCTGTCCGGCTCGGAGCGGATCTTCGAGGCGGTGAAGCGCAAGCTCGGCGTCGAGAACGGCGGCACCACCCCCGACGGCCGGATCACCTTCCGCGAGGTCGAGTGCCTCGGCTCCTGCGGCACGGCCCCCGCCATGCTGGTGGACGAGGAGATGCACGAGCGGCTCACGCTGGAGAAGGTCGAGAAGCTCCTGGGAGGCCTGAAGTGA
- the nuoF gene encoding NADH-quinone oxidoreductase subunit NuoF, whose amino-acid sequence MSDTLILSKRWGKKDSHTLASYRADGGYAALEKALGMDPAAIVSEVKASNLRGRGGAGFATGLKWSFLPKDIRPRYLCINADESEPGTFKDRYIIAHDPHQLIEGIAIACFANDIHLAYVYIRGEFKRQAEILHAAVQEAYAAGILGPKLLGRDFALDLHVHRGAGAYICGEESALMESLEGKKGYPRLKPPFPAVVGLWGKPTIINNVETLANVPWIVQNGGAAFAALGQGKSGGTRLFCVSGHVVRPGVYEKPVHYNLKKLIMEDCGGIVGGRAVKAVIPGGSSAPVLAAHEIDVSMEFDALKAAGTMAGSGGVIVMDESTCLVRALARISKFYAEESCGQCTPCREGTPWMEGILHRIEHGEASAADVDRLEQVANSIAGNTICALGDAAAMPVQSFLKKFKPEFLRHVEHRGCPYGEHAWGLTQDSREAVVGEMRV is encoded by the coding sequence GTGAGCGACACCCTGATCCTCTCCAAGCGCTGGGGCAAGAAGGACAGCCACACCCTCGCCTCCTACCGGGCCGACGGCGGCTACGCCGCGCTCGAGAAGGCCCTGGGCATGGACCCGGCGGCCATCGTCAGCGAGGTGAAGGCCTCGAACCTGCGCGGCCGCGGCGGCGCAGGCTTCGCCACCGGCCTCAAGTGGTCCTTCCTCCCGAAGGACATCCGCCCCCGCTACCTCTGCATCAACGCCGACGAGTCGGAGCCGGGCACCTTCAAGGACCGCTACATCATCGCCCACGATCCCCACCAGCTCATCGAGGGGATCGCCATCGCCTGCTTCGCCAACGACATCCACCTCGCCTACGTCTACATCCGCGGCGAGTTCAAGCGGCAGGCCGAGATCCTCCACGCCGCCGTCCAGGAGGCGTACGCGGCCGGCATCCTCGGTCCCAAGCTGCTCGGGCGCGACTTCGCCCTCGACCTCCACGTCCACCGCGGCGCCGGCGCCTACATCTGCGGCGAGGAGAGCGCCCTCATGGAGTCGCTCGAGGGCAAGAAGGGCTACCCGCGCCTCAAGCCGCCCTTCCCGGCGGTGGTGGGGCTCTGGGGCAAGCCGACCATCATCAACAACGTCGAGACGCTCGCCAACGTCCCCTGGATCGTCCAGAACGGCGGCGCCGCCTTCGCGGCCCTGGGCCAGGGCAAGTCGGGCGGCACGCGCCTCTTCTGCGTCTCCGGCCACGTGGTGCGGCCCGGCGTCTACGAGAAGCCGGTCCACTACAACCTCAAGAAGCTCATCATGGAGGACTGCGGCGGCATCGTCGGGGGCCGGGCGGTGAAGGCGGTCATCCCGGGCGGCAGCTCCGCCCCGGTGCTCGCGGCTCACGAGATCGACGTCTCCATGGAGTTCGACGCCCTCAAGGCGGCCGGCACCATGGCCGGCTCCGGCGGCGTCATCGTGATGGACGAGTCCACCTGCCTCGTCCGCGCGCTGGCGCGCATCTCCAAGTTCTACGCCGAGGAGAGCTGCGGCCAGTGCACCCCCTGTCGCGAGGGCACCCCGTGGATGGAGGGCATCCTCCACCGGATCGAGCACGGCGAGGCGAGCGCGGCCGACGTGGACCGGCTCGAGCAGGTGGCGAACTCGATCGCCGGCAACACCATCTGCGCCCTCGGCGACGCCGCGGCCATGCCGGTGCAGAGCTTCCTCAAGAAGTTCAAGCCGGAGTTCCTGCGTCACGTGGAGCACCGCGGCTGCCCCTACGGCGAGCACGCCTGGGGCCTGACGCAGGACTCGCGCGAGGCGGTCGTCGGAGAGATGAGGGTCTAG
- a CDS encoding NADH-quinone oxidoreductase subunit J family protein, whose protein sequence is MAVFWIFTVPLIASSLGVVVAKNPITAAMSLVGAFFCLAGIYVLLTAHLVAFLQILVYAGAIMVLFLFVIMLLSLQDEVLGVSRLKVMQGVGAVGCIGVFAVVYRAILASGGRYMPQVDEGYGTVKAVGRLLFTQYLLPFEATSLLLLVAIVGAVVVAKQRI, encoded by the coding sequence ATGGCAGTCTTCTGGATCTTCACCGTCCCGCTCATCGCCTCGAGCCTCGGGGTGGTGGTGGCGAAGAACCCCATCACCGCGGCGATGAGCCTGGTGGGCGCCTTCTTCTGCCTGGCGGGGATCTACGTGCTCCTCACGGCGCACCTGGTCGCCTTCCTGCAGATCCTGGTCTACGCGGGCGCCATCATGGTGCTCTTCCTCTTCGTCATCATGCTGCTCTCGCTGCAGGACGAGGTCCTGGGCGTCTCGCGGCTCAAGGTGATGCAGGGGGTGGGCGCGGTGGGGTGCATCGGGGTGTTCGCGGTGGTCTACCGGGCCATCCTGGCCTCCGGCGGGCGCTACATGCCGCAGGTGGACGAGGGCTACGGCACCGTCAAGGCGGTGGGCCGGCTGCTCTTCACCCAGTACCTCCTGCCGTTCGAGGCCACGAGCTTGCTGCTCCTCGTCGCCATCGTGGGCGCGGTGGTCGTCGCCAAGCAGAGGATCTGA
- the nuoK gene encoding NADH-quinone oxidoreductase subunit NuoK translates to MVPSNYYLALGAILFTIGLFGVVTKRNILIVFMCIELMLNAANLTFLTFARQGGNMAGHAIAFFVIAVAAAEAAVGLAIVIAIYRTRGTLHMDEVKVLRD, encoded by the coding sequence ATGGTCCCCTCCAACTACTACCTGGCGCTCGGCGCGATCCTCTTCACCATCGGCCTGTTCGGGGTGGTGACGAAGCGGAACATCCTCATCGTCTTCATGTGCATCGAGCTGATGCTCAACGCCGCCAACCTGACCTTCCTCACCTTCGCGCGGCAGGGCGGGAACATGGCGGGCCACGCCATCGCCTTCTTCGTGATCGCGGTGGCGGCGGCCGAGGCCGCGGTGGGGCTCGCCATCGTCATCGCCATCTACCGCACCCGCGGGACCCTGCACATGGACGAGGTGAAGGTCCTCCGGGACTGA
- a CDS encoding YIP1 family protein: MLARCARCQNTFTTDRFGIQTCPHCGSEVLLSDPNAPAAPPAQPAPPAPGTSSPSWGAPPAPPPGFGAPPPGAGAAPPGAPPPPPGRPPGAQPSEGGWGSAPHRPVAPPPPGWERSAPFVDRSRIGFLASYVQTWKLVAFDPAQFFRYVRIAESRSAVLFGVVALTLGNWFQTLYGYAVSSAAVGLFDDMLGKIPQGRMGVDHALVLALKSRTTFAGVLAQLVMAPLAALFVLYLTAGVMHLLLLLFRAAPRGFDATLTAVGYAFGLFVLQAVPVCGYPVAAIWFLGAVILGLGETQRCGPGKAAAAALLPLGFVCFCCGGAVATMLAGLGTISSQGE, from the coding sequence ATGCTCGCGCGCTGCGCTCGCTGCCAGAACACCTTCACGACCGACCGCTTCGGGATCCAGACCTGCCCGCACTGCGGCTCGGAGGTGCTGCTCTCCGACCCGAACGCGCCCGCCGCGCCGCCGGCCCAGCCCGCGCCGCCCGCGCCGGGCACCTCGTCGCCGAGCTGGGGCGCGCCGCCGGCGCCGCCGCCCGGGTTCGGCGCCCCGCCGCCCGGGGCCGGGGCCGCCCCCCCGGGCGCCCCGCCGCCTCCCCCGGGCCGCCCGCCCGGCGCCCAGCCCTCCGAGGGCGGGTGGGGCAGCGCCCCGCACCGGCCGGTCGCGCCGCCGCCGCCGGGCTGGGAGCGGAGCGCGCCCTTCGTGGACCGCAGCCGGATCGGCTTCCTCGCCTCCTACGTCCAGACCTGGAAGCTGGTGGCCTTCGACCCGGCCCAGTTCTTCCGGTACGTGCGCATCGCCGAGAGCCGGAGCGCGGTGCTCTTCGGCGTCGTCGCCCTCACGCTCGGGAACTGGTTCCAGACCCTCTACGGCTACGCGGTCTCGAGCGCGGCGGTCGGGCTGTTCGACGACATGCTGGGGAAGATCCCGCAGGGGCGGATGGGCGTGGACCACGCGCTCGTCCTCGCGCTCAAGTCGCGCACCACCTTCGCCGGCGTGCTGGCGCAGCTGGTGATGGCGCCGCTCGCGGCGCTCTTCGTGCTCTACCTCACCGCCGGCGTGATGCACCTGCTCCTGCTCCTCTTCCGGGCCGCGCCGCGCGGCTTCGACGCGACCCTCACCGCGGTCGGGTACGCCTTCGGGCTCTTCGTCCTGCAGGCGGTCCCGGTGTGCGGCTACCCGGTGGCGGCCATCTGGTTCCTCGGGGCGGTCATCCTGGGGCTCGGCGAGACGCAGCGCTGCGGCCCGGGGAAGGCGGCCGCGGCGGCGCTCCTGCCGCTCGGGTTCGTCTGCTTCTGCTGCGGCGGCGCGGTGGCCACCATGCTGGCCGGCCTCGGCACCATCTCGTCGCAGGGGGAGTAG
- a CDS encoding DUF2752 domain-containing protein — protein MASRAEARPPFGHVEVFALLGASSFLAARFFPVLALRLRCPLLALTGWPCPTCGMTRAFVRLAHGAVGGAVAASPLGALLAAAAWAFGAAALAAWAAGRPLPALPRPAQRALAAALVGLAAVNWSWLCLTRWRSP, from the coding sequence GTGGCGTCGCGCGCGGAGGCCCGCCCGCCGTTCGGGCACGTCGAGGTCTTCGCCCTCCTCGGCGCCTCGAGCTTCCTCGCGGCCCGCTTCTTCCCGGTGCTGGCGCTCCGGCTCCGCTGCCCGCTGCTCGCCCTCACCGGCTGGCCCTGCCCCACGTGCGGCATGACGCGGGCCTTCGTGCGGCTCGCGCACGGCGCGGTGGGCGGGGCGGTGGCCGCGAGCCCCCTCGGCGCGCTCCTCGCGGCGGCCGCGTGGGCCTTCGGCGCCGCCGCCCTCGCCGCCTGGGCCGCCGGCCGCCCGCTCCCGGCGCTGCCCCGCCCGGCGCAGCGCGCCCTCGCGGCGGCCCTGGTCGGGCTCGCCGCCGTCAACTGGTCCTGGCTCTGTCTCACCCGCTGGAGGTCGCCGTGA
- the plsY gene encoding glycerol-3-phosphate 1-O-acyltransferase PlsY translates to MGSVPFGLILARAFAGVDVRAVGSGNIGASNVSRAAGKLAGVVTLLFDAGKAALPMILTRSLLRGSYGDAAAGHLELYVGVAAFVGHCFPVWLRFKGGKGVATGLGVFAVLAPLAALAALVSFGVVFAVTRIASVSSLVGTTVCAGGAILVHGWGTDVAWGALLIAALIFWRHRGNLARLFQKREIKV, encoded by the coding sequence ATGGGCTCGGTGCCCTTCGGGCTCATCCTGGCGCGCGCCTTCGCCGGAGTGGACGTGCGCGCCGTCGGGTCGGGCAACATCGGCGCCTCCAACGTCTCGCGCGCGGCCGGCAAGCTCGCGGGGGTGGTGACGCTCCTCTTCGACGCCGGCAAGGCGGCGCTCCCGATGATCCTCACCCGCTCGCTCCTGCGCGGCTCGTACGGCGACGCGGCGGCCGGCCACCTCGAGCTCTACGTGGGCGTGGCCGCGTTCGTGGGCCACTGCTTCCCGGTCTGGCTCCGGTTCAAGGGCGGCAAGGGGGTCGCCACCGGGCTCGGCGTCTTCGCGGTGCTCGCGCCGCTCGCCGCGCTGGCGGCCCTGGTGTCCTTCGGGGTCGTCTTCGCGGTGACCCGCATCGCCTCGGTGTCGTCGCTCGTCGGCACCACCGTCTGCGCCGGCGGCGCCATCCTCGTGCACGGGTGGGGGACCGACGTGGCCTGGGGCGCGCTCCTCATCGCCGCGCTCATCTTCTGGCGCCACCGCGGCAACCTCGCCAGGCTCTTCCAGAAGCGCGAGATCAAGGTCTAG
- a CDS encoding acyl-CoA thioesterase produces the protein MEGYPVVVEEKVRYSDIDAFNHLNNVVFFQLFQQARVAYFEEVGIFSRMGRGEQNLVVGETSCRFLAEGHYGDVVQCGARFARLGTSSCEQQYRLEVRGKPIAEGSAVLVFYDFQTGRSAPLPEPLKARIREIEARAGRVI, from the coding sequence ATGGAAGGCTATCCGGTGGTGGTCGAGGAGAAGGTCCGCTACTCGGACATCGACGCCTTCAACCACCTCAACAACGTGGTCTTCTTCCAGCTCTTCCAGCAGGCGCGGGTGGCCTACTTCGAGGAGGTGGGGATCTTCAGCCGCATGGGGCGCGGCGAGCAGAACCTGGTGGTCGGCGAGACCTCCTGCCGGTTCCTCGCCGAGGGGCACTACGGCGACGTGGTGCAGTGCGGGGCGCGCTTCGCTCGGCTCGGCACCAGCTCCTGCGAGCAGCAGTACCGGCTCGAGGTGCGCGGCAAGCCCATCGCCGAGGGGAGCGCGGTGCTCGTCTTCTACGACTTCCAGACCGGCCGCTCGGCGCCGCTCCCGGAGCCGCTCAAGGCGCGCATCCGCGAGATCGAGGCGCGCGCGGGGCGGGTGATCTGA